The Platichthys flesus chromosome 18, fPlaFle2.1, whole genome shotgun sequence genome includes a window with the following:
- the LOC133973898 gene encoding LOW QUALITY PROTEIN: trace amine-associated receptor 3-like (The sequence of the model RefSeq protein was modified relative to this genomic sequence to represent the inferred CDS: substituted 1 base at 1 genomic stop codon): MAITPSTIRTFLYVFIGSTLSVLTISGNLLVITSIFYFRQLHTATNYLILSLAGADLLVGALVLQFNLAISVQSFGTIFVELKNKVCEGRCFIFSVPNSNIFGSVVVFYLPVFIMLCIYLKIFIVAQRQARSIHNTSGAAVSKMEKKATKTLVTVMGVFLVCXTPFFLYLNLNLNPVTNYSIPRYLVEAVTWLGWSNSMLNPFVYAFFYRWFRAALRIIISGKIFSGNFRNSKLF; encoded by the coding sequence ATGGCAATTACCCCTTCAACAATACGTACATTTTTATATGTGTTTATTGGCAGTACATTGTCTGTTCTCACAATCAGCGGGAACCTTCTGGTAATCACCTCCATCTTTTACTTTAGACAGCTCCACACTGCGACAAACTACCTGATCCTCTCTCTGGCCGGGGCCGACCTGCTTGTCGGGGCTTTAGTTCTGCAGTTCAACTTGGCTATCTCTGTTCAGTCCTTTGGAACCATATTTGTAGAACTTAAAAACAAGGTCTGTGAAGGTCGATGTTTCATATTCAGTGTGccaaattcaaatatatttggCTCTGTTGTCGTGTTTTACCTCCCAGTATTCATAATGCTGTGTATCTACCTAAAGATTTTCATTGTGGCACAGAGACAGGCGCGCAGCATCCACAACACGTCTGGAGCAGCCGTCAGTAAGATGGAGAAGAAGGCCACTAAAACCCTGGTCACGGTTATGGGAGTTTTTCTTGTCTGCTGAACGCccttctttctttatttaaacttaaacttaaatCCTGTGACTAACTATTCAATCCCTCGCTATCTAGTTGAAGCTGTTACCTGGCTTGGATGGTCCAATTCCATGCTCAATCCATTTGTTTACGCTTTCTTTTACAGATGGTTCCGAGCAGCTCTCAGAATCATAATTTCTGGAAAAATATTCAGCGGCAATTTTAGAAACTCAAAACTGTTCTGA